One Blastocatellia bacterium DNA window includes the following coding sequences:
- a CDS encoding methyltransferase domain-containing protein: MPKLDSKNKFDYWDQIYQETTISPRLNIWRAYMQELYLELVTKWINNFEQSPCLKTDLFEEAITEHNLLSFFPNGSVGLDCSLSITKAAYKRLKQTQKEVFIINADLRNIPLENKSIKHIFSGSSLDHFQHKHELDASLKELARILSLDGTLVLTLDNPHNPVIWLRNKLPFKLLNKLGLVPYYVGATLTRQELCKSLENLDLEIKEITAISHVPRVLAIFLVSLLEKLGVKSLDTQLRKIFLYFEKLNSLPTRYFTGYYLAIKVIKPRSN; the protein is encoded by the coding sequence ATGCCTAAATTGGACAGCAAAAATAAATTTGATTATTGGGATCAAATTTATCAAGAAACTACAATCTCGCCTCGGCTTAATATTTGGCGAGCCTATATGCAAGAGCTTTATTTAGAATTAGTTACAAAATGGATAAATAATTTTGAACAATCACCTTGCCTAAAAACAGATCTTTTTGAGGAAGCTATCACAGAACATAACCTTTTATCTTTTTTTCCTAATGGTAGTGTTGGGCTAGATTGTTCATTATCAATAACTAAGGCAGCTTATAAAAGACTAAAACAGACTCAAAAAGAAGTATTTATAATTAATGCTGATTTGCGAAATATCCCTTTAGAAAACAAAAGCATAAAACATATTTTTTCTGGTTCATCGCTTGATCATTTTCAACACAAACATGAACTTGACGCTAGCTTAAAAGAACTAGCTAGAATCTTAAGTTTAGATGGAACGCTAGTTTTAACTTTAGATAATCCTCATAATCCAGTTATTTGGCTAAGAAATAAATTACCATTTAAGTTATTAAATAAGTTAGGGTTAGTGCCTTATTATGTTGGTGCTACTTTAACTCGGCAAGAGTTATGCAAATCTTTAGAAAACCTAGATTTGGAAATAAAAGAAATTACTGCTATTAGCCATGTTCCTCGCGTTCTAGCAATATTCTTAGTTAGCCTTTTAGAAAAATTAGGTGTAAAATCCCTAGATACACAACTTAGAAAAATTTTTCTGTATTTTGAAAAATTAAACTCTTTGCCAACTCGTTATTTTACTGGCTATTATTTAGCTATCAAGGTAATCAAACCTAGGTCTAATTAG